The genome window ACGTGGTTACCTATCTTACCATCGTGAGCAAGATGCATATTGCCCATTAGATAATTGTTATTACCAATAGTTGTTGGAGTTTCTGGTTTGGTTCCTCGATGGATGATCGCACCTTCACGAATTAAATTATTGTCTCCAATAATGAGCTGAGTCTTAGTTTCCGATTTGAAACTAAGATCCTGCGGAAGTCCACCCATTGATGCACCATGAAAAATTCTATTATTTTTGCCTAAAATAGTACCCGAATGAAGAACAACACTTGAATCAAGAATGGTTCCTTCGCCGACTACAACATCAGCTTCTACAATACAAAAAGGACCAATGGTTGCTGATTCATGAATCTTAGCACTAGGATGAACGATTGCTGTTGGATGAATACTCATAGAAACATAATCAAGAATTTTGAATCGGTAAGGCAATACTTTTTCCTTATTTTTTGTTTGTAATAGATTCAATCAATTGTAAGATGTGATGTCAGAAAAGTTGGAGAGAAAATGGTTATTGATTGGTCACGAATAGAAGCATTAATAGACGGAGATAAACCAGAGGATAGAGCTTGGATCACTGAAATGATCGGAACTCTCCGAGAAAATATGCAAGTCCGAATGATCAATATTCAGAATTCCATTCAAATCCAAGACCATGAAAAGTTACAATTTGAACTCCATCAAATCAAAGGAGTAGCTGCCAATTTCGGTCTGGACAAATTGTTCAACCTAGTGCTTGAATCCGAAAATTCCCTCAAGTCAGGCAACACAGATCAAGGTGTCGATATGGCATCAAAAATTCAGCTTGTCTGGATAGAAACCCAGACAGAATTAGATACAAAATTTCCTATTAACTAGATTCTTATTCGCGATTTCTACGTATAAAAGCTGGAATCTCTAAATCCTCTTCCCAATTATTCTGTCTGCTAGCCGAAGTTGATTTTAAATTCCTAGATTGCGAACTTACAGAATTTGAATTCGAAGAATTGCCTGCGATCGAATTCTGTGAAAATGTGTTCGGTTGATTTCGATTGGAATGTGAATCTGTCGCATCATTTGCGCTATGTGAAAATACCGAAGATACATTTGTCATCATCTTATTCGTCAAGGGTTGTTGCTCGTTCATTCCAACTACTTTCTTGATTGGTGCTTCAATTGGTTTCTTTATATATCCATGATTATGAAAACCCGTAGCGATTACTGTAACTCGAATTGTTTCAGATAATTCTGGGTCTTCATTTAGACCGATAATGATATTTGCTTCTGGATCTACTTGAGACGTTATAATCTGAGACACTTCGTTCCAATCATGAATCGTTAGATCGGATCCGCCAGTAACATTGACAAGCAAGGACTTAGCTCCAGAAATTGAAGTATCTTCAAGTAAGGCATTATTGATTGCATATTCAACTGCGTGAACAATTTTGTTTTCGCCTGTGCCTTCTCCAACACCTAACACTGCATCACCCGTATCTTTCATTATGGATTTGACATCCGCAAAGTCTACATTGATAATACCAGGGTTGTTAATGATATCGGAGATTCCTCTCACTCCATTCAATAGTATATCATCGATTACACGAAATGCTTGATCAATCGGAGTCGATCGATCCACAACTTGGAAAATAGAATCGTTCTTTATCGTAATTAAAGTATCAACATGATTGCGTAATTCATCCATACCTTGATTGGCATTTTCCATTCTTCTTTTACCTTCAAAAGAAAAAGGCAATGTAACAACACCAACAACTAGACATTTCATTTCTTTTGCAATGGAAGCTATAACGGGTGCAGCACCAGTTCCAGTTCCACCACCCATTCCTGCCGTGATAAAAACCATATCTGCACCTTTTAAAATCGCCATCACCCGATCTTTATCTTCTTTGGCGGCTTTTTCTCCAAGTTCAGGATCTCCACCAGCGCCCATGCCTCTGGTAACTTTTGATCCTAATTGCAATCTATTCTCGACCGGAGATTTCAATAACACCTGTTCATCGGTATTCATAACAATAAACTCAACACCCTTGAGATGGGAATTAGCCATTCTCGTAACGGCATTCATTCCGCCACCACCAACTCCAATAACCTTAATGATAGCAGGACTTGTTCTTTCTTCTTCTAAGTATAACATTCTATTCTCCGATCTTTTTATAAATTATCTTGCATCCAACGACGAACCTTCGAAGCCCATCCTTCCCTATCCGATCCTGACCGACCGCTCCTTTCTTCTAGAGATAGAACTTTCGCGGCATACTTAATCAATCCAACAGATGTAGAATATTCAGGCGAGGACACTTTGTCCGCAAGCCCAGTCAATCCTGCAGGTTTTGCTCGACCTACTGGTAAAGAAAATATTTCTTCAGCTAACACATCGATTCCAGCTAGTAAACTTCCACCGCCAGTGAGAATCACTCCGCCTGCGAGCTGATCTTTGACACCTGATCGGATCAATTCCGTATCAATAAATTCCAAAATTTCCCTTGCTCTCGGTTCAATGATTTCAATCAACTCATGATTGTGGACACTGCGTGCATTTCGTCCACTCATTGCAGGTAGATCAATCTTTGCTGTAGGATCAACCATGCTCACCTGGGTATGTCCAAACCTTTTCTTAATTACTTCTGCTGATTCAATCGTAACCTTAAGTCCGATGGATATATCATTGGTTATATGTGAACCGCCAACGGGAACGACGGATGTATAGGCAATTCCACCATCATGATAGACAACAATGTCACAGATTCCTGCACCGATATCGACTACTGCGACTCCAAGATCCTTCTCTCCTTGTGTAAGTACTGCTTCAGAACTCGCAAGACAAGAGAGAACACGATCCACTTGCATCAGATTAGAAGTCGACAAACATCTCTCAATGTTATTGAGATTTGTTGTATTAGCGGTAACTATATGAACTTCAGACTCTAACCTAACGCCTGTCATACCTACTGGATCTCGGATATTGGATTGGTCGTCTACTCGAAATTCTCGTGCGAGCACATGGAGAACTTCCATATCCGATGGGACATGAATGCTCTGAGCTGCTTCAATCACTCGTATGATATCCAATTCAGAAATTTCTCTGTTCTTGTTAGTGATTGCTATGATCCCGCGTTCATTCTGGGATCGAATATGTTTACCCGTTATGTTAACAAGGACAGCATTTACTTCACAGCCAGCCATCAGTTCGGCATCACTAATTGCTTCTATGATTCCTTTGCTAGTTGTTTCGATATTTACTATGCCACCATTCTTCACTCCAGAAGACGGATAGACACCCATTCCAACGATTTCTAAATCATGATCATCAATAAATCGTCCAATGACAACTTTAATAAGTGAAGATCCAAGATCTAATGCTGCTATAGTTTGAATTTCTTCCATCAGTAGATGACTGCGTCTTCTCCTCTAAGATCAAGAACTCGAGCTTTAACATCTTCAGCTTCCATATAAGCAAGACTTGCGTAGAATCGACGAGTCTGTTTGTTTGAAATATAATTTCCTAGGTAAACGATAGCACGAACTGGGTGATGCACATAGGCGATGATTTCGCCATTACGATCTAATTCAATTTCTGACACTCTTTCTTCTATAGATGGGAAGTTTGAGAACATTTTGTCCACCTGCTTCCACAATGCATAAAAATTTGACCCTTCCACTCGATTATCATTAATCTTAAAAGCACCAGATAACACTGATTTTCTTGTTAAGCGCACATCATCCGTCGATAGGATATTGAAATTTCTATCTAGTTCATGCAACCTGCCGTTGATCTGGACAATTAAAGCTGGTTCGGTTTCATCGACTTCTATATGAAGAATGGTTTCCTTTTTATTGATTTTCGCTGAATTGATTCGGGGATGAGTTTTCAATTTTAACTCAAGAGCATCTAGATCAATTTTGGAATAGTCAATATCCTTATTATCCAAATCCAAATAGGCAATAATTTCTTGAGTCCGCAAAAGTTCTTGTCCGACTACGTTAACTTGCTGGATTTTCGTCTCACTCAAACAATTCCAATTGAGCAGACCCATGAAAATTAGGCATCCAGCCATGATAGTTTTGAACATCTTAAATCTTCTTTTATCTCGAGAAGGGCAGTTCAAGTCAATAGAATTATGTCTCATATCAGTTTTTCAGCCAAAATTTTAAAAAAAACACCTGTATTATTGGAATTTTTGAATAAAATCAAGGAAATTTGTCTGGGTCTTGTGATTTGAACTGAGTTTTTTCCTCTACGCGAAAAACTTAGGATTTGATGAATCAGTTTGAGAAAAATTGCCGAGCGAATTGCAACAATAACTTGACGCTCCTAGAATTTGACAAAATTTAATCACATGCGCAACAAAATGTTTCAAATTGTACTCTTAATTATTCTCTCGTTTTCTTTTTGCAAGAAAGCTAATGAGACCAAAGCAAACCTTGAGCCAGGCATTGGTGCAATGGCTTTTATGATCAAGGGTGATGTAAAGGCCTACGATGCGACAGGAGCATCCATTTCTTTGCAGCCAAAAGTTACAAAGTTCTACTCAGAACATAAAATAGAAACTGGCGCAAACTCTCACTTAGACGTTTTGCTCTATGACGCAACAGTCATTCGAATATATGAGAATACGAAATTATCTATCAGTGATTTGCTACTCGATTCGCAAGGTGCATCAGAATCTCAGATAAAACTCGCAAGTGGGAAATTGTTTGTTAAAACACCTGGCAAGCTTCCCAAAAACAGAGATATCAAAGTTGTAACTTTAACAACTGTAGCTGGAGTTCGTGGGACAGAATTCTTAGTAGTTGAATCTAATGAAGAAAGCAAAGTGTTAGTTGGAGAAGGTTCAGTTGAAGGTGGAACTATTGATGGTGAGTCCCAAGTTATAGAAGCCGGCGAAAAACTTAATGTTGTTGATGCAGAAGCTACAGTCTCTGCTCTCGATGATGCGGAAAAGCAAGAGCTCCAAGAAGAAAGTCAATCTGTTGGATCTATTGTTGAATCAGGTCGCGCCGAAATCCAAAATATTCTACAACAATTTCAAGAAGAGCGACAAAAAATTCTCAACGAAGTTATAGAAAAAAGAGAAGAAAACAAACAACTCATTGATGAACAAAAAAATAAAAATCAAGAACTTATGGATAACATGAAGTCTGAGACTCAAGATAGAAAAGCTGAGATAAAAGACAAAACCAAGCAAGAAAAAGATCAGCTTCAAGAAGGAACCAAATCTGAATTGGAGAAATTGAAATCCGGCTTTAAGGATATGTAATGGAAGGAATTCTTCCTTTAGCTAACAGTTCTAATGCCAAAGCTCTCATCATAGAGGGCGGCGGCATGAAGGGATCATTTTCTGGTGGAGTCTTGTCCGTTATGGCTAAGTATTGTCCTGCTAGTAATTTTGATGTCATTCTCGCAGTATCATCTGGATCCTGTTCGGCTGCTTATTATGCAACCGCTCAGTCTGCAAAAGATGAACATCTTCAAAATATTATCCAAATATGGCGAAATGAACTCGATGGAAGAAAATTAATCAATCGTCTAAAATTTTTTCTCGGCTTACCGATGTTAAATCAAAATTATCTAATAGACTATTTGATGAAAGTCAAATACCCACTCCCCTTAAAGAATTTCAATCTTAAGAATCTTCCCCCATTTCATATTGTTGTAAGCAATATAAAAAAATTGAAGCCCGAATATATTCGAGCAACAGAAGAAAATCTTTTTTCACTTCTTAGAGCTGCAACTTCTTTACCGATTGCAACAAAGGGCAAGTTTAGTCTAAATGGAAATTTATATACAGATGGTGCAGTCCTTGATCCGCTACCCGTTCGCGCAGTTGTTGAAGCAGGTTACAAAGATATTACTGTTGTAATGAATAATCCAATTCCACAATCAACTAAAGGCTACAGTAGATTTATGTCGAATCTAGCTTATCCACTTTACAATAAACTTGCAAAAGTTTTGAGCACGCAAAATTACTATCGTTACTCTTCCGCTAAAGAAATGATCGTTCATCCTCCAGCAGGTGTAAAGATCCGTGCAATCTATCCGTCTTTTCCTTTGCTTGGTCTTGTCACAACCAATAAGGAAAAATTAAATAGAGCAATCAATCACGGTATCGAAAGAGGAACTGTAGCTTTCAAAGAAACAAGAAAAGGCATTGAGCAGTTTTTATCACTTTTCTCCTTGTAAGCCTTTCTGCATTCCGAAAACTGGAAAGCAGCAGTCATGAGAAAACTTATCGTTTTTGCTTTCTATACTTTGCTTCTTGTTGTTCTCGCTGAAGTTGGATTGCGATTTGTTGACCCACCTTCCCTTTCCTATTATAGAAATATAAAATTATTGCATCGCTTTCATCCTGACTATTATGTATCACTTGGCAAGAATCTAGATATTTACATCAGACATTTTAATGGACTCTGGGAAGGAAGATTCACTACCAATTCATTGGGGTTTCGCGGATCCAAAGAACCAGACTCTAATCTGCCAAAGCTTGCTTGTCTCGGCGACAGTTTGGTTATGGGTTTTGGAGTTAGCGATGAAGATACATTTTGTTCGCTTCTCGACGGAATTAGCTTCTCTGGCAAAAAGTTCCAAACTCAGAATCTGGCAGTCGATGCATACGGTTCTCTCGGATCTGCAAAAAGACTGAAAGAATCTGCTGAGATTTTAGAACTAGATACCGTTTTATTTTTTGTATCACCCAACGACTTCACCGTTCCACCAGGACTTGCCGAACAAGGTGTTCAACCAGATGACATAACAGAAAAAAATCGAGAATTTGATGAAGACTACAAACAAAAATTCCATTGGCAGTTTGAGTTAACTTACTATTCCTACTTTCTTCAAGCAGCAAAACTTGCAACTGAACAAATCTCAATCAAGCGACATGTTGCATCCATGGAATTTCTTGCTGAAGTAAATGAGCTTCAGAAGCCTTCTCAATATTTGGTGGATTCCTTCTATCGCTTTCCTCCCAATCCTCCATGCTCGGGTGAATTATCTTCATCTAGTTCTAAGCGAACAATCTGTCCAGAATCTCTACCTCAAAATATTAACTGTTTATCGAACACGCCAGAAGCAAAGAATCTAGATCCTCTCCCCGAAGAAACTATCTATGCATACAATATCATGCTCGAAGTCGCTAAACAAAAAAATCTGAGGCTCTTGATTGTTTACATGCCAGTTCAAAATGAGGACATTCGTTGTAACTTTCATGGAAAGTATTCACCGCTCTATGATTATGCGATACGATCTAAAGCTTGGTTTACCGAACAAGGTATTGAAACCATTGATCTTTTGGAAGAGACCAAAGAAATTTGTCCGATCGATGAATACTACATTCCCGGAGACGGACATTTAACGAAAAAAGGAAACCATTGGTTTGCACAAACCATAAAAAAACGTCTTACTAACCTTCCTAGATTTACAAACCAAAAATCTAAGAATTCACTTCCGAATTCGAAAGAAACATTGAGTCCAGAAATAAATAATAGCAAACCAAAAGGAGAATCGAATGCTCTTTAACTCATTCCACTTCTTTCTGTTTGCACCATTTGTAATTTATCTATATTTTAAATTACCTAAGACATGGCAAAAAGGTTGGTTACTTGTTGCCTCCGTTTATTTCTATGCAGTCTTTAAAGTTCCTTTTTTGTTACTGTTGCTTTTTTCCATCGTAATCACCTACTATTCAACGTTATATCAAGTTCGTGCGAATAATATTCTAATCAAAAGAATTCTGTTGTGGGCATCAATAATTGGAAACTTAAGTATATTGTATTTCTTTAAATATATTGATTTTTCATTTAGTGCATGGAATACAATTTTAGGATTGGATAGTTGTGATCCTGGTTATCTTGCTAAATGGGGAATTATTCTTCCGATGGGAATATCCTTTTTTACATTGCAAGCAATCTCTTACAGCGTGGACGTCTATCGTGGTATCATTCCAATTCACAAGAATCTCTCAGAATTTTCTCTGTTCATATCATTCTTTCCGCAACTAGTTGCAGGACCGATACTTCGCGCCAAAGATATTCTACCTCAGTTTGAAGGATGGAAGGAATTCCAAAAAAATAATTTTTTCTATGGAATGCGTCAACTTTCTTGGGGATTTTTTAAGAAAACAATTCTTGCTGATCCAGTTGCAAACGCCGTAGATCTGATTTATGGAAATCCGGGAAGCTATGATTGGACAATGATGTGGTTTGCCGTCTTTCTTCACGCCATTCAATTGTATTGTGATTTCTCGGGTTACAGTGATATAGCGATTGGAACAGCAAGGATTCTCGGTTTTAGAATTCCCAAAAACTTCAACCGACCATTTTTTGCGATCAATCTTTCCGATTTGTGGGCGAGGTGGCATATTTCCCTTTCGTCCTGGCTCCGAGATTACGTGTACATTTCTTTAGGTGGCAATCGAGTAAGTGAAGTTAGAGCATATTTCAATGTTTTTATTACATTTTTCTTAAGCGGCTTGTGGCATGGTGCAGACTGGGCAGTTCTAGCTTGGGGAACATTTCATTCAGTATTGATTGTCTTGGAGAGATTTGTATTTAGTTTCAAGAGAATCAAAAATTTCATGGATCGCATCCCTCAATATATTATTTGGATCTATCCATTTTTTATATTTAATTTTGCTTTATTTTTCTTTCGAGCTAAGCCAATTGAAGGTAAAACTGGAATTGAAGTCGCGCTTTTCATGATTGAGAGAGCATTTTCCTTTGAACAAGGAGAAACGTTGAACCTTTCGATTCCAATTTGGGTTTGCATGGCATTCTTGTTTACAGTAGATCTATTCCAAGAAAAGAAAGAAGACTATTTTGAGAAATTACTGAATCATAGAGCTTTAACTTACACGCTTTGTGCATTGATATTGGTTATTTGTTTACTGATCTATTCAGTTACAACTTCACAACCGTTTGTCTACTTTCAATTTTGATACTTTAGTACTATAAAAAATTATCTTTGCTTATCTCAGGGCTTCAATGATTGAAAAATATTTGTTCATTGATGCTTGGGTAAACTTCGAAGAATTCTAGAAACCTCTATTCCAATCAGCTTATTCGCATTTGCTGAAGGATGACCATCATTTGGAATATAAAGTTCAGAGCCTTTTCGATTATCAAAAAACTCGCTCATATCCACGACATTAAATTCTAATTTCGTAAAATATGTTTTCATAAATTTGAAACATTCAGTATTCAATTCTGGATCTCCGTTGAGATGATCCCAGTCAGGAGCAAGAACAACAATTGGATCGATATTCGCATCGAATGATAATTTTCGAATATTCTTAATTGCCACGAGAGTAGGATGATTATCTGCAGGCGGTACAAATTGCTCTTTCTGAATAAAGTTGTAATCATTGGATGACCTTTGAATTCTCCAATTTTCCAAAATCGCTCGAGCAACAATCAGACTGCGTATTTTTTTTGATAATTTGAATGATTGTTTTCTGAGAAAATTCTGAAATTTAGAATTAGATTTTAGATCATCATAAAAATCGGATCGAGAGAATACCCAAACAATAAAGTCCGCACCATTCTTTTGATTCTTTGCCTGATTGGATTCGGAAGGATCTGTTATCCTTTTACCGAGATTCGATTTCAATATTTTATAAATATCATTCGACCCAAGCGAATCCGAAGCAAGGTTGCGAACTTGAAAACCTTTTGTAGCAAGTAAGAAAGGTAGACTTTCATCATCATTGATTCCGTAGCCCATTGTTAGGCTGTCGCCAATCGCCCAAATTCCTAATTTAGGAATACTTTCAACATGGGAAAATTTGTCTATTTTCTGAGATTGGTCGAGGACTGCATCACTAACTCCAGTATTTATTCCGGAACCTTCATCGATTTTTTCTTGGTTATTCTTAGCAACATACATGTTGCTTGTAATTCGTTCCCCCATCGCATTCGTCGTTAAATTGTAACTAAAACCTAACGGACTAATCAATCTCATTTGAATATTTGGACACAATTGAATCAAATCTAAATCATCATTGTAGCAATGAATCTCTTTTTCATCAATTTTATATTTTATAGATAGAGGAAGCTTATCAACTACTAAAAAGCGTAAAGATATTTCCAAAGTTAAAAATACTAAGACTAGGAATACAATACCTAGAATGAAAATTTGCTTGAGATTTTTCATCACAATCTAAGTTATTTCAATAAATAAAATGAATGTAAATCCTTTTTAAACATCTTAATAAAAAATAATCTCCAGCACATTCACCTAACACGGATAAATGTTAAATACTGGAAGCAATTTTGCACGACTAGTGCAAAATTCAAATAAAATTCTTTAGATTTATCTAGCAATTTTTCAAGTCAAAGATAACCGTAACCTTCCAATATCTTAAATTTAACTTGACATTTTCGATCACTCTCTCATATTCTGGTGGATGCCACAGACACGCAATATGATCCGATTGGCGGTTTTTCTCACAATCACGTTATTCTCCAATTGTTTTGAATTCGAAGATCCCAACTTAACAACACAGAAAGGCGTGTTGGATTTAAGAAGAGTTATTTTTGAAAGAAATAATGGTATTCCAGTATCTGGTGAATGGGAATTTTTTTGGCAAGAATTCATACCTAGCGAAGGACATATTGTCCCAAATCCTATCTACAATAGAGTTCCAAGCTCGTGGAATACCAATCTTGACTCGGACGGATCTAATTATTCAAGAGATGGATATGCGAGCTATCGTGTAACAATCAGAATCTCTGAGGCCTATAACGGACGCAATTTTACTTTGCTAATTCCAGAAATCTCGAGTGCTTACAAGCTTTACAGCAATGGGTATCTAGTTGCAGAACAAGGTAAGATTGATTCAGATTTCCAGCTCACTAAGCCTTGGATCAAACCAAGATTACTCAAGATCAAAGCTCAGCCTGAGATAGTTCTGATTTTTCATATATCCAATTTTGGATATAACGACGGTGGATTCTGGAGTAACATTGAGATTGGACTCGAAGAGTCAATGGCAAGAAATTACAATTTGTCCGTTGGAAAGGAAATATTTCTATTCGGATCAATTTTGATCATGGGCTTATATCATATTGGTTTTTACTTTTTTCGCAGATCCGAGAAATCAATTTTGTATTTCAGTATATTCTGTTTCCTGATTTCGATTAGAACTATTGTTACTGGCAATCGAGTCTTTCTCGATTTTTTCCCTGGTATCAATTGGGATATATTTTATAGATTGGAATATATATCTTTCTATGCGGCACCTGCCCCATTTTTTCTTTTTGTCAAAAGTTTGTATGGGACCTTAATGTCTCGTTATATTAATAAATACTATATAATCATTACTTTATCTTTTATCCCAATTACTTTGCTTCCGGTATATATTTTTACTCAGACAGTCAATTATTTTCAAGTTCTAACATTGCTTGGAGTAATTTATGTATTTGGAGTGATCATTCGTGCAACTTGGAAAGGGCGTCAAGGTGCGATACTTTTCCTTATCGGTTGGATCGCAATGGCTTCAACCGTAATTTATGATATAGTAATTGATATGATGAATATTCGTTCTGTTTACTTTGCATCTTATGGTTTTATTATTTTTATATTCTCGCAGTCATTGATTCTATCATCCAAATTCTCTCGTGCATTCAAGGCTGCAGAAGATCTATCTCGCGAACTCACCAAATACAAAACCAATTTGGAAAATATGGTTGAGGAGAGAACTCAAGATATTCGTTTTCTCAATACAATCTCCAAAGAAGTGAATTCTACCTTTGATCTAAACC of Leptospira sp. GIMC2001 contains these proteins:
- a CDS encoding Hpt domain-containing protein, producing MVIDWSRIEALIDGDKPEDRAWITEMIGTLRENMQVRMINIQNSIQIQDHEKLQFELHQIKGVAANFGLDKLFNLVLESENSLKSGNTDQGVDMASKIQLVWIETQTELDTKFPIN
- a CDS encoding cell division protein FtsQ/DivIB; translation: MFKTIMAGCLIFMGLLNWNCLSETKIQQVNVVGQELLRTQEIIAYLDLDNKDIDYSKIDLDALELKLKTHPRINSAKINKKETILHIEVDETEPALIVQINGRLHELDRNFNILSTDDVRLTRKSVLSGAFKINDNRVEGSNFYALWKQVDKMFSNFPSIEERVSEIELDRNGEIIAYVHHPVRAIVYLGNYISNKQTRRFYASLAYMEAEDVKARVLDLRGEDAVIY
- a CDS encoding patatin-like phospholipase family protein, which gives rise to MEGILPLANSSNAKALIIEGGGMKGSFSGGVLSVMAKYCPASNFDVILAVSSGSCSAAYYATAQSAKDEHLQNIIQIWRNELDGRKLINRLKFFLGLPMLNQNYLIDYLMKVKYPLPLKNFNLKNLPPFHIVVSNIKKLKPEYIRATEENLFSLLRAATSLPIATKGKFSLNGNLYTDGAVLDPLPVRAVVEAGYKDITVVMNNPIPQSTKGYSRFMSNLAYPLYNKLAKVLSTQNYYRYSSAKEMIVHPPAGVKIRAIYPSFPLLGLVTTNKEKLNRAINHGIERGTVAFKETRKGIEQFLSLFSL
- the ftsA gene encoding cell division protein FtsA, producing the protein MEEIQTIAALDLGSSLIKVVIGRFIDDHDLEIVGMGVYPSSGVKNGGIVNIETTSKGIIEAISDAELMAGCEVNAVLVNITGKHIRSQNERGIIAITNKNREISELDIIRVIEAAQSIHVPSDMEVLHVLAREFRVDDQSNIRDPVGMTGVRLESEVHIVTANTTNLNNIERCLSTSNLMQVDRVLSCLASSEAVLTQGEKDLGVAVVDIGAGICDIVVYHDGGIAYTSVVPVGGSHITNDISIGLKVTIESAEVIKKRFGHTQVSMVDPTAKIDLPAMSGRNARSVHNHELIEIIEPRAREILEFIDTELIRSGVKDQLAGGVILTGGGSLLAGIDVLAEEIFSLPVGRAKPAGLTGLADKVSSPEYSTSVGLIKYAAKVLSLEERSGRSGSDREGWASKVRRWMQDNL
- a CDS encoding lipase; the encoded protein is MRKLIVFAFYTLLLVVLAEVGLRFVDPPSLSYYRNIKLLHRFHPDYYVSLGKNLDIYIRHFNGLWEGRFTTNSLGFRGSKEPDSNLPKLACLGDSLVMGFGVSDEDTFCSLLDGISFSGKKFQTQNLAVDAYGSLGSAKRLKESAEILELDTVLFFVSPNDFTVPPGLAEQGVQPDDITEKNREFDEDYKQKFHWQFELTYYSYFLQAAKLATEQISIKRHVASMEFLAEVNELQKPSQYLVDSFYRFPPNPPCSGELSSSSSKRTICPESLPQNINCLSNTPEAKNLDPLPEETIYAYNIMLEVAKQKNLRLLIVYMPVQNEDIRCNFHGKYSPLYDYAIRSKAWFTEQGIETIDLLEETKEICPIDEYYIPGDGHLTKKGNHWFAQTIKKRLTNLPRFTNQKSKNSLPNSKETLSPEINNSKPKGESNAL
- a CDS encoding MBOAT family O-acyltransferase, with product MLFNSFHFFLFAPFVIYLYFKLPKTWQKGWLLVASVYFYAVFKVPFLLLLLFSIVITYYSTLYQVRANNILIKRILLWASIIGNLSILYFFKYIDFSFSAWNTILGLDSCDPGYLAKWGIILPMGISFFTLQAISYSVDVYRGIIPIHKNLSEFSLFISFFPQLVAGPILRAKDILPQFEGWKEFQKNNFFYGMRQLSWGFFKKTILADPVANAVDLIYGNPGSYDWTMMWFAVFLHAIQLYCDFSGYSDIAIGTARILGFRIPKNFNRPFFAINLSDLWARWHISLSSWLRDYVYISLGGNRVSEVRAYFNVFITFFLSGLWHGADWAVLAWGTFHSVLIVLERFVFSFKRIKNFMDRIPQYIIWIYPFFIFNFALFFFRAKPIEGKTGIEVALFMIERAFSFEQGETLNLSIPIWVCMAFLFTVDLFQEKKEDYFEKLLNHRALTYTLCALILVICLLIYSVTTSQPFVYFQF
- a CDS encoding FecR family protein; this encodes MFQIVLLIILSFSFCKKANETKANLEPGIGAMAFMIKGDVKAYDATGASISLQPKVTKFYSEHKIETGANSHLDVLLYDATVIRIYENTKLSISDLLLDSQGASESQIKLASGKLFVKTPGKLPKNRDIKVVTLTTVAGVRGTEFLVVESNEESKVLVGEGSVEGGTIDGESQVIEAGEKLNVVDAEATVSALDDAEKQELQEESQSVGSIVESGRAEIQNILQQFQEERQKILNEVIEKREENKQLIDEQKNKNQELMDNMKSETQDRKAEIKDKTKQEKDQLQEGTKSELEKLKSGFKDM